In Carassius auratus strain Wakin chromosome 37, ASM336829v1, whole genome shotgun sequence, the DNA window aactcaagatcttcgcaatttaacatcgcaaagacCTTTTtgcaattttactcaagtgagtacaaaagtactcaattttttttatttaagtaaaaaagtactgaaagatagatgtttgcaaatttatataggctacttattataaattttttttttattcttccacTCTGctctacttattttttttataatcctactgctcaaaatacctggtttttccaaaataaccacttaTATACTTAAACCACTTAAATAACCAGTTACcgtgttctgaacatcacatcctttcttttctacccagatgtaatctatatatatatatataggtggttaaaataaaaaaatatctggacattatttataaaaattacctcaagttagcaccagcaagtttgttagctagacagttagcatcagctaacaatatttacttattttcagtacggttatgaataaacattcatgtctgtctactcgtctagttaatccaaacaatataacgttaccattgatgaacaatataaaaacaaacgtcacataggacatggtagcattttcataaaactgttcatattacggcagcggggaatttgaacatgcatgagttattttatttaatctgtgtttttttgttttttttttacctaaaacacagagacgctgattgatgtgcatcgtctgcactcgagcatttcagtgggcttaaatagatcactctttacagcggatttagctcccaaacaactgacaattttgacccaaatatgattttcagttacaataattaatcctaaatttctacattaataacttacttttagcaacatcacaagatctcccggttcttacttctgtagactcgcactaaacggttcatttgaatcagtgagtggtagactccagaacagcttcaatcggatcattctaattcgtaaactaATCATTTGGTGCGATTTATGATCCGattaaaaagtttattatttcgttcgttcatgatgaatcagacaccgcttctgcgcaTCGGGgaacgtgatatattatagggagtaacaatatgttttatgaaatgtagtgaagttaaaagtacgatcttatgctttagaatgtactgaagtaaaagtaaaaggtactcaaaataaaactactccagtaaagtacagataaaaatgtacttaagtacagtaacgaagtaaagctactccgttactgtccaccactgttggtgtgttacatgtatgtgccaattttcgtgcatgtacgtgaaacatagccggaaggctgttgattttcttagtataggtggcgctgtcgagccattttgccacaccctcttctgaatcctatatcagacaaaaattttcaccaggtttgacgcatgtgcaaagtttcatgactttttgagcatgtttaagccctcaaaaatgtgattcattttggagaagcggaagaacAATAATatgaaacagagcagatacaatagggtcctcacatcatcggtgctcgggccttaataaataataataatagcagacTAAAATAACTGATATGTCTACAAACAAAGAACACGTAGTGAGTTGTGACTCCGTAGTGACTGCATTGCAGTTAAGATAGTCTCTCTTTTGATGGTGTTTACTGGTGAAAAAGGAGGTGCTGCCCCCAGTCTGTGGGTGGCAGTATTACAGACCGGTGTGAATGTGAAACTTTCTCACCCGAGGAGGAGGTTTCTTCAATAATACCAGCAGAGCCTGCAGCACCAGGTTAGAGAACCGTGGCCCAATGGGAACAAAATCTGTGGAGTGGAGAAACATCAGAGTTGAATTGACAGTACTGGGTAAATTTAGTATGTGGATAGTCCAATACATACTGCCAACAATTACTAAATAAATGGGTGCACACAATGAGCACAGTGATTCATTTGAAGGAATTATCAGTCTTCTGACAGACTCACCCAGAAGTCTTTCTATATCGTCCACCACCACACAGCTCAGTTGGGACTTGTAGGCATCCTCAAAGATCTAGACAAATGAAAACCATAAACCCACTATTAAAGGCCAGCAGCTGAAATATCACATCCATAACATTCCCCATGAAAAAATGCTTCTAGAACACACAGATCTCTTATTGTCTTAACCTACGGCGATGAGGTTGCTACCTTTTTGATGGCCTGACATTTGGCGGTCTCTGTATAGCCAATCATTTTGTCTGGAGAACAGATCTTGATGAAGGGGAACTGGGAGTCCTCTGCGATCTTGGCCGCCAGTGCCGTCTTACCACTGTGAGGAGGCCCTGAGGGAGCGGAGAGCGTTCACACTCTCAGTCATATCAGATTGTGTTAACAAGAGAACAAGAGCAGGGAGAAATGCTATTCCctcagtgtttgtgtgtacatgtgtgcaaCTGTGACTTGTCAAGCTATAAGTGACACAAATTTACAGTCAGCTACCCTGTTGAACAGTTAGCTATTAGCTCTTATATGAGTGACATTATCATGTTTTCTATTCTGCCATCTTTATCCACACACCCTCTCTTAGTCCTgtggaaattaaaatcacaaTATGTAATTGCGGAACCATCAAATCTTAAatgcttttatataatttaataaagatGTGCAGCTAATTTCAGAGTGCACTGTGTTAGCAGCTCACGATCCAGTGTTTTCAGTGTCTCTGACCGGCATGATTCATAGAAAACATTGCACCTATTCTGAGTAAGGGTCTCTTAAAATGTGCTTTTAGGAACAAAATATGCACCACTAATTTCCCAGATTTGTAAAGAGAAGTGTTAAACGTatcaaaatgaagaaattaagacaAATATTCTAATTGTAACTTTACAGTTATACTccaaaataaaatcagaattgttatttccttaaaggaatagttcacccccccaAAAATGCTTGTTATATTGCAATAGTAATACTAATTAGTGCATGTCTATGCATATATCTGTAAAGTTTGTGTGTTAGACTTGCCCTCTAAAAGCACAGATACTAGTGGTGTGCGTTCACTGTTCTGGGTCTGTTGCACCAAAAGTTCTCCATCTCCCAGTATGTCAGACACAGCATTGCTCCATTTCACAATACCATTCATGATGTAACTACTGTAATCCTCCTGATTAGTGCCAAAAGccttcacagaaaaaaaagagaattgcattaaatattaaagcaATACATTACTTTATACATCGCTAAAATGATCAATATTGGTACTGCATAATGTGAGTTCAAGCTTAGGAGGCCCATTAACACAGTGTAGAATGCACAAAATAATTCACTGAACATTACTTTACATGTTGGGCAGTTCTTTGCCAAAATGAACTGCAATGTGAACCAGACTTAATGTTGATAGTGAACAATATAAAAGAGTGGACTTACAGGCTTGATGTCATTATTCAGAGAGGCCAAGAAATCACTCCTGCTGACTTCTAGCATCTGAGCTTTCTCTACGTCCACCTCCACCTTAGTACTGGCCTACAGGAGCAAAAACACACAGACTGATCCTCAAACTCATCCACTTAATCAAAATTAAAGGTCTAGtggcaagagaaagagagacctATTACACCAGTGTAAGCTCCATCAAATATGGGAGAATTATGTGTCAACACCATCAAATATGGGTATGTGTGagccactaacacacacacacacacacacacattttgtctaGCTATACACAAATATCCAGGGGCTTCTAAAATGCTTCTAAAAACTTCTTTTCAAATAATTTGTTAACATTTCTCTACCTCAGGCATTGAAACAATATTTTCTTGTATTCATATAAAAACCACAGCATTTCGATGGTATTCAAATGCGTAACACAACATTGCTGTAATCGGAGGTAAACAGCATTTTGTTGATATAATAAACCAATTTTGTAACTTGAGATAAGTTCCAACCAGGGTTCAGAATTGATTTTGTTTAAATCCGCCATAATTGGTTATGATTGTGGTGTTGCATTGTGGATGAGGTGATGAGATCGGACCTTGATGTGACGGTTCATGGCAGTCGACTGGGCAGCCCGGACAAGCCCCTCCAGCTCTGCTCCACTGTAGTTCTTGGTCTCAAAAGCCAGCTCCTTTATGTCAACATCTTTGGCCAGCATGTTTGACTGCTTCATTTTTGCCGTGTGGATATTCAGGATCTGAATACGGCCCGTCTCATCAGGCAAGCCTGGGGAAGGATGATTAAACAGCTGTTTAGGCTACTTAGAATATGCAACCTATTATTGAGCAGGGCCATGATGGCTAATGTAGCTCTCACCAATCTCCATTTTGACCTCCATTCTACCCGGCCTCAAGAGGGCGTCATCGATCAGGTCAGGCCTGTTGGTCATTCCTTAAATAAAGTATgatttaataaagaaaacaaaaccaaatcaaTGAACAAAAGATGAAGCATGACTGTTCTTTATAATGGCTAATCTCACAGGAAGTTCTCACCAATGACCAGGATGTTGTTGAGCTGGTCTACGCCATCGATCTTAGACAGTAGCTGGTTGACTACAGTGTCGTGGACCCCGGTGCTGCCCGCCATGCTGCCACGTTGTTTACAGATGGCATCAATTTCGTCAAATATGATGATGTGCAGTCCACTGTTGGCCCCCAACTTCAAAAACCAAAAAGAATTTTAGCATTGCAGCCATAATTTCAAAACTGTCATATAAAGGTTCACttgtaaatgttaatatataataatgttaatatataataagGTTTCCTTGTGTCGCAGCTGACACGAAAAAGTGTAAGCTGCTTGCATTTAGCAATACAGAAGAGGCTAATTGTtaaataaagcagttatttttgttttcttcgcgtaCAATAAGTATTTTTGTCGTTTCATTTTTGTTCTCTGTCCTATAAGCATTTATATAGCCCTGAATGAGAAGCTGCGGTtcgccattactgttctcttgctgtaacTGCAGGAGATACAATGTCAGCGGTAACTACAtgaggtagggttaggtttagggataggttcagggttattacctagttataacatagttattgtaattattataatgagtacatagtatgtacatggggaacaggactgtaaaataaagtgctaccgaataATTTTAactattgtatcaatgcattctatggcacctttataTTGTGTTCCGAAGGCGAGCAaaacttttacaggtttggaacgcaattttagaatttttcattttgggtcggagtatcttttaaaaaaacttCTGCATTTAGTTCTCTTGAGCTCCCTGCTTAAATTTCAGGTTGGTGAATGGATTGCGACTGTATAAACTCTGTGAAAATGGCCCACAATTAAGAGTTATCTTCATCTAGGAGGCTGTCAGAGGCTAGGTCGTAACATTTAGCACAGATGGGAGACCAATATGAGTGTGCATGGCCTCTCATGAGTCAGGGTGAGGGGTTAGAGATAGCTGGACACTATCATTAAGAGGTGACGAGTGAGCTCTTCGAAGTCATGTAGTCACACAGTCTACCAACACAACATCACACTCAAGCACGGCCAGAACCAGCAGTTCACTGCCAACACTTCATGACATATCAcccttggaaaaaaaacaaacgaTGATAATGTTTCTAAGCAAACACTAGGCCATTTACAGTAATTCAGTAAGTGTATTTCAGCAATTTGGAGTTATTTGTAGAGCTGCTGGAGGACCCGAAACCGGGAACAGCATCCTTTGTGCAAAGCGAAGTTGCTTGCCATGATTTTTTTTGACTGTTGATAGAGCAGCCTTTCTTTAAAGTGTCAGATATCGGTGGGTTCAGTCACAGAGCCAGATGAATGTAAGGTTGTGCAAAACATCCATATGGCCTTTCTAAGATAACACCGATTTGTGAAGTGCATGAAAGTATTGAGGTTTTCCtaagtgtttaatgtttaataatttgctTGAAATGCCATTTTTTCCCTTTATCCTTTTTCCTGGTTTCTTACCCTCTTCTGTTCATCCTCGGCATCAGCAAACAGCTTTCTGACGTTGGCCTCCGATTCGCCCACATATTTGTTCAGAATCTCTGGCCCGTTGACCACCTTCGGCTCTCTGGCATTCAGCATCTTACCAATCTGACGCGCCATCAGTGTTTTACCACAGCCGGGTGGCCCAAACAACAAGATCCCCTTCACGTGTTTACAGCCTACAGAAAAGAGAAAGGGATTGTGGGGTGTaaagttcttttcttttttttatacggCATATGTTTGCATGCATGTTGGTTAGATtactgttaatgttttttaatgaagtctcttatgATCTACTGTCATCCTTgatgaaaaattttttttaatcttatccCATATATAATAACAACAAGTATGGCCAAGTGTCTAATACAAATGTTTTCAAAGAAGCACAGAGGTCTTTTTAACGAGCAATGGCATTTCTCAGACAAGAGCCTTGTTTTTGGTAGACAACATCTGCTGGCTGCCATTTGGAGAGAGCGGGAAGGCTGGAGATAACCAGCAGGCCTGAGATGAGAATCAGCACGGCCATTTACAcctgatgacagacttttcaCGGAGGAGAAGAACGAGGCCGTGGCCGAACAGACTGAAGTGACCTTTAGCTGGTGGGAGTTTTGGGAGAAACTGGGTATATTGGTGTAAACTCCCACCCAAGCGCAATCAGACAATAACATACtcagacacacacccacacctTCCTTCAGCACCTGGGCTCCAAAACCAACCCCAATTAGGTGCCCACCTTTGTGCTATCAAGACCCACCATCTCATTAGAGCAGCCAGCTGCCTGAGCCAGAGGCCGATTCCTGCAGCCATCACACCACAAAGgtcatctctcactctctcacacacactctgaaggatgtgtgtgtgtgagtgtgtatacatGATCAAGTCATCTGGCAGCTTACAGgaataataaaagcattttcctcTACAGGGTTAATCAAAACACTCTCTAAAGTTAAACTGTGAACTGATTGACATGATTAACTGAAAATTGTGAAAGTCATTCAAGAAAACCTGATTTGAAAGGTACAAAAAACTGATAAACAGAATCAAATCTATACTGGGCTGTTGGTAGGTGCTTGATAAAGCCAATTCACACTGCACCAGTAGATGCTGACAAACGGCGACAGATACATTTGTCGGGTTTTGTTGGATCAGTGTGTTACCCAGGTCTGTGTCCGTCGGCATTGGTTGGTGCTTGATTTCACTGACTGAACATGTTAAATCAGTGTTTGTAGGGTCTTGGAACATCTTAGATTGGCATATTTAAGTTGGTCAGCTGTTGCCATTGGCCTGTATCTGTTGGTGGAGAATGAATTGGCCTTTAGGGTAGACTGAATGGTTAGTAGGCTGGCCACATATCTACTTTAGTGGTTAATAGGACCAGAGGGTTGTCGGTTCTGGTTTGTTGCTAAGCATTTGGTAGGTGGCTTTATGGGTGTACTGGGTGGTTAGAGTAGAGTATCCTGGGTTTGTTCAAAATCTCAAATCTTAAAAATGAGCAACAGTAACAGTGATGCTTGACAGTTTGGCAAGTGCAGAACTGAGTGTTAACAGTTACGATAAACCAACTGAAACCACATGTATGTAAAAACCACAGACTTTCCGTGCATTGTGTTAAGCTGAAATATTTAGTAAAAGTATTATTAGACATTAAACATCAaagcgccacacacacacacaaaaagttcaATTTCAGAGTAACAAAAAGTTATAGCTCCACTGCTTTATGAGAAGTCCAATGCATGATAAAAAATATTGGACCCACTtcatattaagtggccttaactactatgtacttacattttaattaataatttagtacaatgtacttattgtgtacatacatgtttttacattgtacttatatttaaaaaaaaactacatgtaattacatctgtatttaatttctgttataacatttataactacactgttgacccatactttacaccttaacccacccttaaacccacccatacctccaaccctctccctaaccttacccctatcccacctcaatagcagcaaaagtgttttacaatacaatatgaacacaacatttatgtaggTACATtatagttaaggccacctaaaataaagtgggaccaaaatatTCGTAGTCCAAATAAAAGGTTTTATACAAAGATCTTGGTGCATGTACACCACAACTGCATCATTAGAACTATGGTGTTATTTAACTGATAAATGTCATGAGCGCATTgttgtatattaatataatgtaaattaatataacagtgctgtaaagttagttttagatttaatattCGCTGCATATTCCTCTAGGCTTCTTCTGGGACAGTCTGCCAATTCCACTCACAGTGCAAAACGAAGTCAAATAAAATcatagaaaattaatgtttaaaggTTCATAGCACATGCCTAGTGAGCACACATACCTATTATATGGATACCTCCTTTACTGTACTTACAGTGCACAAATAAGTTCATAAAATTAATCAcagtaattcacaaaaaaaaaatatttttcttattttgcaaaCATTGTAGTAGGCTCCTGTTGGccagactgacttactacagctGAAATGTTGCCAATAACTCCcctactgtacatacagtatacaattattttcatgctaataattacagtaattcacCAAAATTGTAATTCATCGTGCATTGTATAAATGTACTTTCGCACAACAACAATGCGCTCTTgacatttgtcagtaaaataaGACCATACGGTACAGGTCATGTTGTGTGGAAAGCCAATATATGGAGATGGTTTGACCATGCATTATGCTAAGTTTTAACTGTGACATGCACTTCCTCGTTCAGGATCCATCAACATGAGCACCTGTTGAGCATCTGTATGACTAAAATGTCACGAGTAAGAACACTTGTTTGCAATTATTAGCCAAAGACACCCAGTGTATGAAAGCTGAGAATGGAATGCTTCAACTGaaaatgattataatattttCACTGCAGGAGTCAGTCTGATGGGAATTTGTCTGCTGGATAGCATCTTAAACAATTGTTTATCTGTTTAATGGGTGAATGTAAATCATAAACACACAATCAGTCTGCAGTCTGACGATAGAATTTAAACTAGGCTTTTGACCTTGAGCCAGAGGCAAATCAGAACGCAATATAAGGATGTTTTTTCTACCTGAGAAATTCTCTCATTTACAGTAAGGATGAGGTGCTGGGAGGATCTGAGAGCAGGTGTCTGTCCAATATTAACAATGTACAATATCCTCTcgtttattttggttttgtatGCCGTCAATCAATCAGTGTGTTTCATGTTGCCCACAAAACGCTGTGTTCTGCCTCACTAGCCACTTACATTGGgaggaatgtatatatatataaaaaaaaaaaaagagatatagcCCATATCTTTCCAAGAGAGATAAGGGCATCATGGCCTTTTTatttaacacttttctttttattttgaggCAGCACTAGTTGTAGTCCTGGTTTACTTGGTACCGAAAGTGAGCTATAACACAAGGAGTTAGTGGCTTACAATGTAAATCTGATCTTTATCATAGCTGTACAGATTTCGCTTCAAACTGGCAGAAGGAGAGAAAAGACTCACCCATCTGCTCCACTATGTCTGGAGGAAAGACTCGCGAGGCGAAGGCCCGACGGAAGATGTCGGAGAACTCCTTGTCTAGGCCTCCAATGCCCATGCGCTCAAAGTTCCAGTCTGGGTTGATGATGGACTGCCGAGAACCTCTGGTCTTTGCTTTACCTGGAGAAATATGACCAAAAACAGACTGCTGaggaacatatttatataaaatataaaattttccaAGGTTATACAACATGTCAAATAATAAGGGATGTATAAAACTATTCATTAATAGGATGTATAAAACTACTCATTAATAGAGATAACAATTAAGTAAGGCAGCTGAGGTAAAGCCACCTGTGTTCTGCTGTCATCTAGTGGTGAAGTTTGGTTTTTACACTATTTGAAgaatatgaattgaactgaattgtccAGTCATTGACAACACATAacctaaattatttttacttttgtttacaAAACAAATCCTATCACTCAATCTACTTTAACACCGCTAGATACAAAAATGTGAACAgtcaaatatgaataaaatgtagtGTGATTAAGAATGAATTACCAACTCAGAATACTTTCAAATAGATTTTCAGCTCCATTACTGTTAGCAGACAGACCGAATATCTTTTGACAACatgatgttgaaaaaaaaaaaaaaaaaaaaaagaaagaaataaaaagaattcAATCAAGTTCACCCtcgagttgttccaaacctgtatgggtttcttatttctgttgagcacaaaagaaactATTCAGAAGAATGCTGGTacccaaacagttgacggtagccattgacttccactatAGAAGTCttctcaacagaagaaagaaattcatacatgtttggaaagacatcagggtgagtaaatgatgacagaatgtttttcTGACATTGCTAACTACTAATAGGAACTACTAAAAATAAGGAAacttaataataatcataaaactgAACAGACATGAAATCACTGTATCAGTGCTGTGTTTGCCAGTTAAACACTAACCAATCAAATTGAGAGATGAGCTCTCAGCTTTCTCAAAAATCACCTGACTGTTGCCATGCAACAGACCAATCTcgatctgaaaaagaaaaacggAGACACATCATATTTAAGCCATATCTCTATTAACCCATGAATCAGCATGATTTGAGAGTAAGCAATAAAAAGCTACCTTCTGTCTTTTGCTAGAGCTTTGCTCGCCTCTAAGTATACTGGAATCCATGGCCTCGATATCTTTTATGACCAGTGAAAAAAGCTTGTCAAAGCAGCTGAAGACAAACTGTCAGGAAGAAAATACAGGCTTAATGTGTAACTAGGCCCAAACTATATAAAACTTCTCAGACTTCTTTAAGTGTGGTTGTGACATTCATTTCGTTAGCTCTTTGATAGCTCACCTGCTGGCCCACACTAAAGGCCTGTGCGGTAAAAAACTGGATAAATTCAATGGCCATCTTATCAGAGTCGTAAGGGTTGCTGTCAACGCTCTTCTTCTGGAGGAAGTCGACCTCTAGCGTCATGGTTCCCACATACTGTCTCGAAGGGTCAAAGCTGTAGACACTCActgcaaacatgaaaacaataagaCAACGCTCACTGCTGAAATATACTATAAATGTTAGTCAGGGCAGACGACATATTTAATATGACGTGAATGGAAATAAGACTTTGTGGGAAATATGTCTTTCCAAAACAATTCAACAGGATGAAACCTGCGCTAAGAACTTAAAACAATACTACTCCCAATAAATGTCAACtttaactactgttcaaaatgttgGTGTtagcaaaatgtgttttctttttcttttttagatttccATTCTCTGAAgacacaattaaatattaataactttttatactttctattcattaaagaatcctgaaatataccacaaaaatattaagcagcacaactgtctaCATTATAATCAATCATTTCACAGCAAATGAAGGAAAACTATCTCCCCGAGTGATTGCACTATTAGTTTGCAGCCAATCAAATTCAGTAAATCTGTTCCCATACCTTCAACATCCTGGTTCAGAGAGAGTCCAGCCCATTTCCTCTATGACACAGAGAGCAGAACAATGAGTTTCTattatttctattgttttttaacatattacCAGCCACACAATTACTATTTGGAAAATCTTACTGCTAAAAGCCACACAATAAATTTGTACAACTTTCTCTTTTTATCTGGTCTTACTATAGACTAGAGGACACTAACAACAAACTGTGTACTTTTCTCTAGTTGTGATTCAATCCTTGGTCTCTTGTTTATAAAATATCACATCATGCCATAAAATAAGACCACTGTGAGAAC includes these proteins:
- the nsfb gene encoding N-ethylmaleimide-sensitive factor b: MAGRLMQAARCPTDELSLTNCVVASEKDFKSGQHLTIKTTPTQKFVFTVRTHSSVVPGTIAFSLPQRKWAGLSLNQDVEVSVYSFDPSRQYVGTMTLEVDFLQKKSVDSNPYDSDKMAIEFIQFFTAQAFSVGQQFVFSCFDKLFSLVIKDIEAMDSSILRGEQSSSKRQKIEIGLLHGNSQVIFEKAESSSLNLIGKAKTRGSRQSIINPDWNFERMGIGGLDKEFSDIFRRAFASRVFPPDIVEQMGCKHVKGILLFGPPGCGKTLMARQIGKMLNAREPKVVNGPEILNKYVGESEANVRKLFADAEDEQKRLGANSGLHIIIFDEIDAICKQRGSMAGSTGVHDTVVNQLLSKIDGVDQLNNILVIGMTNRPDLIDDALLRPGRMEVKMEIGLPDETGRIQILNIHTAKMKQSNMLAKDVDIKELAFETKNYSGAELEGLVRAAQSTAMNRHIKASTKVEVDVEKAQMLEVSRSDFLASLNNDIKPAFGTNQEDYSSYIMNGIVKWSNAVSDILGDGELLVQQTQNSERTPLVSVLLEGPPHSGKTALAAKIAEDSQFPFIKICSPDKMIGYTETAKCQAIKKIFEDAYKSQLSCVVVDDIERLLDFVPIGPRFSNLVLQALLVLLKKPPPRGRKLLILGTTSRKDVLQEMGMLDTFSTTIHIPNISRGEHLMEALELLGGFQEEERATIAKMVKGQAVWLGIKKLQMLIEMSMQMPKEYRVQKFLALLKEEGAFGSDKHVAI